Below is a window of Lacrimispora xylanolytica DNA.
GGCATTGGCTGCCGTTAACATCAGCAACGGAGATTTCACTCAGAATGTTCCCATTCGTTCTGATAAGGATGCCATGGGACTTGCTCTGCTAAAGATTGAAAATGACTTAAACCAGTCTCTTCTTTCCATTCAGACTGCTTCCGATCAGGTAAACACCGGTGCAGAACAGGTATCCTCTGCTGCCCAGGCCCTTGCCTCCGGTACCACAGAACAGGCGGCTACCATCGAGGAATTAAATGCTGCCATTACAAATGTTACACAGCAAGCGGAATTAAACGCTCAAAATGTACAGAAGGCCACCGTTTATGTTGGAGAGGCGGATGCAGGTGTCATTGAGAGCAACGCGCATATGCAGAAATTAAATCTTTCCATGAAGGAGATTTCTGCTTCTTCCGATAAGATTTCAAGCATTACAAAGGTAATCGAAGACATAGCTTTCCAGACCAATATCCTTGCACTGAATGCGGCAGTAGAATCTGCAAGAGCCGGAAGTGCCGGAAAAGGATTTGCCGTAGTGGCTGATGAAGTACGAAATCTGGCTGCGAAATCCGCTGCTGCTGCAAAACAGACAGCTGAGCTCATCGGACATTCTGCGGTTTCTGTTTCAGAGGGTGAAAAGCTTGCCTTAGAAGCAGCTAACATTCTTTTAGAAGTAGGAAAAAAAGCAAAGCTTGCCGAACAGTCTATTAAAGAAATTGACAATGCATCTTCTGCACAGGTCGTTGCCATTGAAGAAATCAACCATGGTCTTGCCCAGGTATCCGCAGTGGTACAAAGCAATGCAGCTACAGCTGAAGAAAGCTCCGCTTCCAGTGAAGAGCTGGCTGCACAGGCACAGATGCTGAAAGAAGAAGTAGGAAGATTTAAGCTTAAAACAGAGACAGGAAATTATCAGCCTCTGAAAGAGGAGTCTCATATTTCCCATGATACATATGATTATGAATCTTCTTATACAAACGATACTATGTACAGCAAATACTAAAAAAAGAACTCAGGAAACCATCTCATTGGCTTCCTGAGTTTTTTATTTGTCTGGATTCCGGTTGGAACTTCCTAAGATCTTATATAACAGGTGATACAGCTGTTTCGCTTCTTCCTGATCAAGAGGGACACATTTTGTAATCTTTTCCGGTATGAGAACCGCCTGTTCCTTCAGTTCCTCTC
It encodes the following:
- a CDS encoding methyl-accepting chemotaxis protein, with protein sequence MRNFNDYSISKKLSAGFIAVAAIMLVVGLVGLGSMLRINSSDTYMYKEKTAPLEDMFTAVRSLYQIRTDARDMVINSDDKEKVAALEQSYQTNKELFVTSSEIYRKSIPSSAQDSIQLYDEAMKLFHDSYDPAITKAISAAKSGDKLSLQLALANQSEEIQTIYGNFDKLIDNRMKEANEISNINETIAVVATVALILFIAAGMIAAIFLGKRLSAMISIPIGKVVDAAKLISQGQLDVDLTDITSKDETGQLAMAFTYMTNGIKEQALAAVNISNGDFTQNVPIRSDKDAMGLALLKIENDLNQSLLSIQTASDQVNTGAEQVSSAAQALASGTTEQAATIEELNAAITNVTQQAELNAQNVQKATVYVGEADAGVIESNAHMQKLNLSMKEISASSDKISSITKVIEDIAFQTNILALNAAVESARAGSAGKGFAVVADEVRNLAAKSAAAAKQTAELIGHSAVSVSEGEKLALEAANILLEVGKKAKLAEQSIKEIDNASSAQVVAIEEINHGLAQVSAVVQSNAATAEESSASSEELAAQAQMLKEEVGRFKLKTETGNYQPLKEESHISHDTYDYESSYTNDTMYSKY